A genomic stretch from Gopherus flavomarginatus isolate rGopFla2 chromosome 3, rGopFla2.mat.asm, whole genome shotgun sequence includes:
- the GAS1 gene encoding growth arrest-specific protein 1, producing the protein MVVGSPALHGGGGGGRRWLIPGAWLWLTVVLGAVSPPRAHGRRLICWQAVLQCQGEPECSYAYSQYAEACAPVLLQQHPAGSAGAAAASSRRRCPSHCIAALIQLNHTRRGPALEDCDCAQDETCWATKRAIEPCLPRTSGGAGGAAGGGGGGVMGCTEARRRCDWDSRCSAALGRYMVSCGKLFNGLRCTEECRAVIEDMLAVPKAGPLNDCVCDGLERPICETMKENMARLCFGAEAGGNGAGSSGGSDGGPEDYYDDEYEDEPSQGGRDEPGPQPGFPAPADRAGRAPASAAWTALASILLLLL; encoded by the coding sequence ATGGTGGTAGGCTCGCCCGCTCTGCatggaggaggcggcggcggccgcCGGTGGCTGATACCGGGCGCCTGGCTGTGGCTGACGGTGGTGCTGGGCGCGGTGTCCCCCCCGCGGGCGCACGGCCGGAGGCTGATCTGCTGGCAGGCGGTGCTGCAGTGTCAGGGCGAGCCCGAGTGCAGCTACGCGTACAGCCAGTACGCCGAGGCGTGCGCCCCGGTGCTCCTGCAGCAGCACCCGGCCGGCAGCGCCGGGGCCGCGGCCGCTTCCTCCCGGCGGCGATGCCCGAGCCACTGCATCGCGGCCCTGATCCAGCTCAACCACACCCGGCGGGGCCCGGCGCTGGAGGACTGCGACTGCGCGCAGGATGAGACCTGCTGGGCCACCAAGCGCGCCATCGAGCCCTGCCTGCCCCGCACCAGCGGCGGGGCAGGGGGCGCGGCGGGCGGCGGAGGCGGCGGGGTGATGGGCTGCACCGAGGCCCGGCGGCGCTGCGACTGGGACAGCCGCTGCAGCGCGGCGCTGGGCCGCTACATGGTGTCCTGCGGGAAGCTCTTCAACGGGCTGCGCTGCACCGAGGAGTGCCGGGCCGTGATCGAGGACATGCTGGCCGTGCCCAAGGCCGGGCCGCTCAACGACTGCGTCTGCGACGGGCTGGAGCGGCCCATCTGCGAGACAATGAAGGAGAACATGGCCCGCCTCTGCTTCGGCGCCGAGGCGGGCGGCAACGGCGCCGGCAGCAGCGGCGGCTCGGACGGGGGCCCGGAGGATTACTACGATGACGAGTACGAGGACGAGCCCAGCCAGGGGGGGCGGGACGAGCCGGGCCCCCAGCCAGGCTTCCCCGCGCCTGCCGATCGCGCCGGCCGAGCGCCCGCCTCAGCAGCCTGGACCGCGCTGGCCtccattttgctgctgctgctgtag